In Primulina eburnea isolate SZY01 chromosome 3, ASM2296580v1, whole genome shotgun sequence, one DNA window encodes the following:
- the LOC140826084 gene encoding uridine nucleosidase 1: MSVLQSNGIDGLVASKDSFVKIREKIIIDTDPGIDDSMAILMAFQTPDLEILGLTTIFGNVSTADATRNALLLCEIAGSPDVLVAEGNPEPLKRGKPRIADFVHGSDGLGNISIPLPKSQKSEKSASEFLVEEVSKYPGEVSVLALGPLTNLALAVKRDSTFASKVKRVVILGGAFFALGNVNPAAEANIYGDPEAADIVFTSGANIDVVGINITTQVKLTDVDLDELRQSKGRHAQLICDMCKFYRDWHVKSDGFYGIFLHDPVSFVALVRPDLFTFKKGVVRVETQGLCVGHTLMDQGLKKWNSSNPWSELSPVSVAWEVQVDKVIDYIFETLTKP, encoded by the exons ATGTCGGTTCTTCAGAGTAATGGAATCGATGGACTGGTGGCTTCTAAGGATTCTTTTGTTAAAATTCGTGAAAAAATAATCATCGATACAGATCCCGGGATTG ACGATAGCATGGCAATATTGATGGCATTCCAGACACCTGACTTAGAGATATTAGGATTAACAACAATATTCGGCAATGTTAGTACAGCCGACGCTACACGCAATGCCTTGCTTCTG TGCGAGATTGCTGGCAGTCCTGATGTTCTGGTAGCAGAGGGTAATCCCGAACCATTGAAG AGAGGAAAACCGCGTATTGCCGACTTTGTTCATGGTTCAGATGGATTAGGGAACATCTCTATTCCTCTTCCTAAGTCCCAGAAATCTGAGAAATCAGCATCCGAATTTTTGGTCGAAGAAGTTTCCAAATATCCGGGTGAAGTTTCTGTACTCGCATTGGGACCTCTGACAAATCTTGCTCTA GCCGTAAAGAGAGACTCGACATTTGCAAGCAAGGTGAAGAGAGTGGTGATACTTGGTGGAGCTTTCTTTGCATTGGGAAATGTCAATCCTGCCGCTGAAGCAAAT ATATATGGGGACCCAGAAGCAGCAGATATCGTGTTCACTTCTGGTGCAAATATTGATGTGGTTGGCATCAATATAACGACCCAAGTAAAATTGACAG ACGTGGACCTTGATGAACTAAGGCAGTCAAAAGGCAGACATGCACAGTTGATCTGTGATATGTGCAAATTTTATCGAGACTGGCATGTCAAATCTGATGGTTTCTATG GAATCTTCCTACACGATCCTGTGAGTTTCGTGGCATTAGTGAGGCCTGATCTTTTCACCTTCAAGAAGGGAGTCGTGCGGGTTGAAACTCAAGGCCTTTGCGTGGGGCACACACTCATGGACCAAGGATTAAAAAA ATGGAATTCGAGCAACCCTTGGTCAGAACTCTCCCCAGTTTCAGTAGCATGGGAAGTTCAAGTGGACAAAGTGATTGATTATATCTTCGAAACGTTAACGAAGCCATGA
- the LOC140826085 gene encoding GDSL esterase/lipase At5g03610-like, producing the protein MAPYNLLLISFCCCCFLLISVAQCSPHHHRLRRHVEDQSHDHAFEPTKFFVFGDSYADTGNVRKTQANSWKNPYGSTFPGKPAGRFSDGRVLTDYFAKFLGLKTPVAYRWMKFVGKNKLRNGMNFAYGGSGVFNTYGDALPNMTTQIDFLDELINASVYTNWDLNYSSVALISLAGNDYAAYLAKGGSIQDLPTFISLVIDQLMVNIKRIRGLGVSKIAVTSLEPLGCLPRITRVSSYQQCNMSQNLAVSYHNLLLQQAVTKLNNKTEESPVFVVDLYSSFTSVLEQKGDVQGNLKFEMPLKPCCIGISNGHSCGNVDKKGVKMYTVCSDPNSAFFWDSSHPTQAGWLAVYNALKPSLEEFLKHS; encoded by the exons ATGGCGCCATACAATCTCTTACTAATCTCCTTCTGTTGCTGCTGCTTTCTTCTCATTTCGGTTGCCCAATGTTCACCTCACCACCACCGCCTCCGCCGCCATGTGGAGGATCAGAGTCATGATCACGCCTTTGAACCCACAAAATTCTTTGTGTTTGGTGACTCGTACGCTGACACGGGTAACGTCAGAAAAACTCAGGCGAACTCGTGGAAGAACCCCTACGGCTCTACTTTCCCGGGAAAGCCCGCTGGCCGATTCTCCGACGGCCGCGTTCTCACAGATTACTTTG CCAAGTTCTTGGGACTGAAAACTCCAGTGGCCTACAGATGGATGAAGTTTGTAGGAAAAAACAAGTTGAGAAATGGGATGAACTTTGCGTACGGAGGAAGTGGAGTGTTCAATACTTACGGCGATGCTCTACCAAACATGACCACTCAGATCGACTTTCTGGACGAACTCATCAATGCCTCAGTTTACACCAACTGGGATTTGAACTACTCTTCAGTTGCTCTCATCTCTCTTGCTGGAAACGATTATGCGGCTTATTTAGCTAAAGGTGGCTCAATTCAG GACTTGCCCACGTTCATATCTCTGGTGATCGATCAACTAATGGTAAACATTAAACGAATTCGGGGACTCGGGGTGTCTAAAATCGCAGTCACATCTTTGGAGCCATTGGGGTGCCTTCCTCGGATCACTCGAGTGTCCTCATACCAACAATGTAATATGTCTCAAAATTTGGCTGTGAGTTATCACAACCTGTTGCTGCAACAAGCCGTGACAAAATTGAACAACAAAACTGAAGAATCCCCGGTTTTTGTAGTCGATCTCTATAGCTCTTTCACAAGTGTTCTTGAGCAGAAAGGAGATGTTCAGG GGAATTTGAAATTTGAGATGCCATTGAAGCCCTGTTGCATAGGCATAAGCAATGGTCATTCTTGCGGTAATGTGGACAAGAAAGGCGTGAAAATGTATACAGTTTGCAGTGATCCAAACTCTGCATTCTTTTGGGATTCATCGCATCCAACACAGGCCGGATGGCTAGCAGTGTACAATGCTTTGAAGCCCAGTCTTGAAGAATTTTTAAAACACTCCTAA
- the LOC140826081 gene encoding uncharacterized protein, translating into MGSNSKVLMELEANARSSSDSYLGTKLFFTGKASDNVNSDSLGAKPSIFPVPNSQVLGKVKDFLGAISESNKTLLQDAKGNPENYDMEVLNGKESHIIEMDLMLGIADLHTPEAVAAAEAAMAGYQPVISVDESSSSESEEEEDDGNDEGTDENGNSSSRSNGKHFSGKSSKIRRLRKRTKIVELC; encoded by the exons ATGGGTTCCAACAGCAAAGTTCTTATGGAGTTAGAGGCTAATGCCAGAAGTTCATCGGATTCCTATTTAG GGACGAAGCTTTTCTTTACTGGAAAAGCGTCTGATAATGTAAATTCTGATTCACTCGGTGCAAAGCCCTCTATTTTTCCTGTTCCTAATAGCCAAG TTCTTGGCAAAGTGAAGGACTTCCTAGGCGCGATATCCGAGTCAAACAAAACCCTGTTGCAAGATGCAAAG GGAAATCCTGAGAACTATGATATGGAAGTACTCAACGGCAAAGAGTCGCACATCATTGAAATG GATTTAATGCTGGGCATTGCTGATCTTCACACCCCGGAGGCTGTTGCTGCAGCAGAAGCTGCCATGGCTGGTTATCAACCAGTAATTTCTGTGGACGAGAGTAGCAGTTCAGaatctgaagaagaagaagatgatggGAATGATGAGGGTACTGATGAAAATGGTAATAGTTCCTCAAGATCCAATGGGAAACATTTTTCGGGAAAGTCATCAAAAATCCGGCGATTAAGAAAACGAACCAAGATTGTGGAACTGTGTTAA
- the LOC140826082 gene encoding zinc finger A20 and AN1 domain-containing stress-associated protein 4-like → MAEEHGFQASEGHRLCVNNCGFLGSPATKNMCSKCYGDLCLDKSGDSSPIFSTHLPSTPSPSVAVFQTSPSASAAEVITEVTTAGPPSQPPTNRCFSCRKKVGLTGFRCRCGVTFCGTHRYPEKHGCSFDFKAVGREAIAKANPLIRAEKLVKM, encoded by the coding sequence ATGGCGGAAGAGCACGGATTCCAGGCGTCGGAAGGCCACAGGCTGTGCGTCAATAATTGCGGGTTCTTGGGAAGCCCCGCCACGAAGAATATGTGCTCCAAATGTTACGGCGACCTATGTCTCGATAAATCGGGGGATTCTTCTCCGATATTCTCGACCCATTTACCTTCTACGCCTTCGCCGTCTGTTGCTGTGTTTCAGACGAGTCCTTCCGCGTCGGCGGCGGAGGTAATCACAGAGGTTACAACGGCGGGTCCGCCGTCTCAGCCGCCGACGAACAGATGTTTTTCTTGCAGGAAGAAGGTGGGGTTGACGGGTTTCAGGTGTAGGTGTGGGGTCACCTTCTGTGGGACTCACAGGTACCCCGAGAAACATGGCTGCAGCTTCGATTTCAAGGCTGTAGGCCGGGAAGCCATAGCCAAGGCTAATCCGTTGATCAGAGCAGAGAAGCTGGTGAAGATGTAA
- the LOC140828174 gene encoding cytochrome P450 94C1-like, whose translation MDSMFSWAQSFHGSMLSIFFLPLLIITMSITFFAIMKIRVSCSCEICKAYIESTWKTQFPNLCDWYTHLLKNSPSRTIHIHILNNTVTANPENVEYMLKTRFNNFPKGKPFSAILGDFLGRGIFNVDGDLWRFQRKMAIFELGRVSIRSYAFEVARQEIDTCLIPLLESVCFRNETLDLQDVFGIFSFDFIFKFSFGLDPKCLELSLPLSKFAIAFDLASKLSAERAMNASPLVWKIKRVFNLGNEKKLRESIKILDILAQEVIEQRRSFDFSQKNDLLSRFMSNINDDTYLRDIVISFVLAGRDTVASALTSFFWLVANHPDVEAGILTELDSVLGPKQGLTSYEQIRKLHYLHASIYESMRLYPPVQFDSKFCLQDDIFPDGSFLRKGTRVTYHPYAMGRIEEIWGEKCLEFKPERWLKDGVFFHENPFKYPVFQAGVRICLGKEMAIVEIKSVAVSLLRRFRLEVVQPKESPRFSPGLTATFRGGLRVFVRDRSTSS comes from the coding sequence ATGGACTCCATGTTTTCTTGGGCTCAGTCTTTTCATGGCTCCATGTTGTCCATCTTTTTCTTACCTCTGCTCATCATTACAATGTCTATAACCTTTTTTGCCATCATGAAAATCAGGGTTTCGTGCAGTTGTGAGATCTGTAAAGCATATATTGAATCCACCTGGAAAACACAGTTTCCGAATCTTTGCGATTGGTACACTCATTTGCTGAAAAATTCTCCATCTCGAACGATACATATCCATATTCTGAACAATACAGTCACTGCAAATCCAGAGAACGTTGAATATATGCTAAAAACTAGATTTAATAATTTCCCGAAAGGGAAGCCTTTTTCTGCAATCTTGGGTGATTTCCTGGGACGAGGGATATTCAACGTGGATGGAGATTTATGGAGATTTCAGAGGAAAATGGCGATTTTTGAACTGGGTCGGGTCTCCATTAGGAGCTACGCATTCGAAGTTGCTCGACAAGAAATTGATACCTGTTTGATACCCCTTTTGGAATCAGTTTGTTTCAGAAATGAAACACTGGATTTACAAGATGTTTTTGGAATATTTTCATTTGATTTCATCTTTAAGTTTTCATTCGGATTAGACCCCAAGTGTTTGGAACTGTCGCTTCCGTTATCAAAGTTCGCCATCGCCTTCGATTTAGCGTCCAAACTTTCAGCAGAGAGAGCCATGAATGCTTCCCCACTCGTTTGGAAGATCAAAAGAGTTTTCAACCTTGGAAATGAGAAAAAACTCCGGGAATCAATTAAGATTCTCGATATTTTAGCTCAAGAAGTCATCGAGCAAAGGCGAAGTTTTGATTTTTCTCAAAAAAATGATCTTTTATCAAGATTCATGAGTAATATCAACGATGACACTTATCTTCGGGATATAGTCATAAGCTTCGTTTTAGCAGGCCGCGACACAGTGGCTTCTGCCCTAACAAGTTTCTTCTGGCTAGTCGCCAATCACCCGGACGTCGAGGCTGGTATCCTGACCGAGTTGGATAGTGTTCTTGGTCCCAAACAAGGGCTCACCAGCTACGAACAGATTCGAAAGCTCCACTATTTGCATGCATCTATTTATGAAAGCATGAGACTATATCCACCAGTTCAATTCGACTCAAAATTTTGTTTGCAGGACGATATTTTTCCGGATGGGAGTTTTTTGAGAAAGGGAACTAGGGTTACTTACCATCCATATGCAATGGGGAGAATCGAAGAGATTTGGGGTGAGAAGTGCTTGGAATTTAAGCCAGAAAGATGGCTTAAAGATGGGGTTTTCTTCCACGAAAACCCTTTCAAGTATCCTGTTTTTCAGGCTGGTGTTAGGATTTGCTTAGGTAAAGAAATGGCAATTGTGGAGATAAAAAGTGTTGCCGTCTCTTTGTTGCGACGATTTCGACTCGAAGTGGTACAGCCAAAGGAAAGCCCCAGGTTCTCACCTGGGCTTACTGCTACTTTTCGCGGCGGTTTACGGGTTTTTGTTCGAGATCGAAGCACCTCATCTTAG